The nucleotide window cttataCTATTTTTGAAGCGGATTTTCCAGtgtcagaagaaaatattttcattctaaaaATTATAACTTAGTATTGTTCCTGATTCCTTTACCTGTAAAGAAGAATCAGGACAAAGAGAATTTAGCCTGCTCTGTGCTCAGTGGCTGATGCTTGGGGAAAAGGGAGCCTGGGAGTGGTGAGCGGGTCCCCAGTGGAAGTTCTGTATTATAAAATGTTCTCATCCTGGGTCTCTGCTCTTTCTAATATTATGGTCACTCCAAAGAGAATACTGTCCAGCAAAGAGAAGCAGAGCAAATAAAGCCATTTTCTAAGTAATCCTATAAACATAGTCGTTTTACCTGTTACATAGTCAATGTTGGCAAAAGTAAAAAATGTGTCTGATTTATGAATTTCCTTGATGATGACGATGACGGtgattctcttcctcctttccctccccccctcttctattctcttctcctccttttcgtcctcctccttctctttcttcttcaaaaGTTTACTCATGTTTCAACAATGCTCTCAGTCACAATGACCACCATCGGTTCCATTAAATCACAACAGCTGGGTCATATTTAgacaaattttgtttaaatttttatcgACCCACATAGTGATTTCTTGTAAACCACTTAATGTTTTTTGGACAAGTTGGCTTTTGTTAAATTGAATGGCtagatttgaaatatttaatcaTCTATTACAAATAGATACTAGCTTTTATTGTCAGAGCCTTTGATCTGGGAGAATTGTTaatgtatggaaatgcaaataagTACTCATGCTATAAATGAACAGTTAGCTCTTCTGAAAATCATCCGTGTCAAAATCATCTGCGTCAAACCATTCCACAACGAGATAATTCGTATCGCTGGCTAATCGTATTTATTCTGTAGCATTGTGTTTGTTAGCAGTGAATGGTGACCCTTTGTTCTATGTGCAAAGATAGCATGGTTAATATGCATGGCATTCATTCCTAAGTGGTGATCTGCTTCAGGTAATAGCGTCTCACCATAATTGGACCTTTGCAACCGAAGGCATTAAAACTCACATATTTAAAACCCTTGGCAGCCACAGCGCTAACGATTGTTGTTGcttttgtggttttgctttgtcACCTCCTCCAGACATGGATGTCGTCGAGTGCTCCTTGCAGTTCCCAGACGACGACTACTCCTGGTGGGACCTCTTCATGAAGATCTGTGTCTTCGTCTTTGCCTTTGTGATCCCCGTCCTCATCATCATCGTCTGCTACACCCTCATGATCCTGCGCTTAAAAAGCGTCCGGCTTCTTTCCGGCTCCCGAGAGAAAGACCGCAACCTCCGTCGCATCACCAGGCTTGtcctggtggtggtggcggtCTTCGTCATCTGCTGGACCCCCATCCACATTTTCATCCTTGtggaggctctggggagcagCTCCTACAGCACGGCGGCGCTCTCCAGCTATTACTTCTGTATCGCCTTAGGCTACACCAACAGCAGCCTGAACCCCATTCTCTATGCCTTTCTCGATGAAAACTTCAAGCGCTGTTTCAGGGACTTCTGCTTTCCAATTAAGATGAGGATGGAGCGCCAGAACACTGACAGAGTCAGAAATACCGTTCAGGATCCCGCTCACCTGAGGGATGCTGATGGGGTAAATAAACCAGTATGACTAGTCGTGGAGATGTCTTCCTGTAGTTCTCCAGGTAGAGAGGAGTTCAACGATCTAGGTTTAACTCAGATTTCTACTGCAGTCTGAGATGGAAGGGCAGCAGTTGTAACAAACTTTTAGAAATCTCATGGTCCGAGGTGGTGAGATGCAGGCTGCATTAGCGACCCAGGTCAGTGGAGACGTCAAGGCTGTGGGGACAGAGCGCAGGAGGTCTGAGCGAGCAGATGCAGCCCCTGTCCAGGGAGGGGAAGCGAGGCTGACTCCCAGTTCCTTTGAGGGACAGAGAAACGAGCCTTTTCCTTCTGGTTGCCTAGATTTAGTTCAGGACCCATCTGCTGTGACCTTCCTATGCAACGTGGTGTCAAAAGTTCtgtttaggaaaaaagaaaagaaaaataaagtggtttCAGAGCTTGGCGGGCACCCAATCCAGACACAACACTGACTGCAGCAACCTCATTAAGAAGGAAAACCGTGTCCAGGGCCCGTGCCCAGCTCGCTTAACGCCATGTGGACACGTATCTCCTGTGGCTGCGTGGTGAGGAGTTCGGCTTAAGACACCCACACCCGGGGTGTCTGCTGTTCACGTGTAGTAGAAAATTGTCCTGATGTTTACAAAGTCATTTAAACCTGCAAAGGGTGGTTGTCGTCTAACCTCTTGAAAactatggtttgtttgtttgtagcaTGCTATTCAGATAAATAACCTCATGATAAAGCATGTCCTGATGTCAAGAGACACAAAGTGGTTTAAATACCACCAACTATACATATagtttcatctgtaaataatAGTGTACGTACAAATAAGGAATGGGCTTGCCTCCCCGCCAAGTGGTTTCCCGAGGGCACGCTGATGAGATCCC belongs to Balaenoptera ricei isolate mBalRic1 chromosome 17, mBalRic1.hap2, whole genome shotgun sequence and includes:
- the OPRK1 gene encoding kappa-type opioid receptor isoform X2; translated protein: MKTATNIYIFNLALADALVTTTMPFQSTVYLMNSWPFGDVLCKIVISIDYYNMFTSIFTLTMMSVDRYIAVCHPVKALDFRTPLKAKIINICIWILSSSVGISAIVLGGTKVREDMDVVECSLQFPDDDYSWWDLFMKICVFVFAFVIPVLIIIVCYTLMILRLKSVRLLSGSREKDRNLRRITRLVLVVVAVFVICWTPIHIFILVEALGSSSYSTAALSSYYFCIALGYTNSSLNPILYAFLDENFKRCFRDFCFPIKMRMERQNTDRVRNTVQDPAHLRDADGVNKPV